A genome region from Populus alba chromosome 5, ASM523922v2, whole genome shotgun sequence includes the following:
- the LOC118029309 gene encoding cyclin-A1-1, with translation MSTQTRRSSFSSSTSSSLAKRHASSSSTENVGKATAVAPHLAKKRAPLGDITNQKNVTQKGSRTLIPSSTLAPFSNKIAKVKKGPPASNSSTLPASLNAKSSAVGVCKVISISARDESVPPVAVVSVPCSIDVSPSKSDDLSISLDESMSTCDSFKSPEVEYIDNNEIIAIDSINKKTLSNLYISDHLETAENVCIRDTRTDMETDDKIVNVDDNYQDPQLCATIACDIYKHLRASEMKKRPSTDFMERIQKDINASMRAILVDWLVEVAEEYRLVPDTLYLTVNYIDRYLSGNVMNRQRLQLLGIACMMVAAKYEEICAPQVEEFCYITDNTYFRDEVLEMESTVLNYLKFEMTAPTAKCFLRRFVRAAQGINEVPSMQLECLANYIAELSLLEYTMLCYAPSLVAASAIFLAKYILLPSKRPWNCTLQHYTLYEPVDLCHCVKDLYRLCCGSHNSTLPAIREKYSQHKYKFVAKKYFPPSIPEEFFQNLSC, from the exons ATGTCGACGCAGACACGCCGTTCGTCGTTTTCCTCTTCAACGTCGTCGTCTCTTGCAAAAAGACACGCGTCTTCTTCATCGACAGAGAATGTAGGCAAGGCCACGGCGGTTGCGCCTCATTTGGCCAAGAAACGAGCCCCTCTTGGTGACATTACGAATCAAAAGAATGTGACTCAAAAAGGGTCAAGAACCTTAATTCCATCATCTACTTTG GCACCATTCTCAAATAAAATTGCCAAGGTGAAGAAGGGACCTCCTGCTTCTAATAGCAGTACTTTACCTGCATCCTTAAATGCGAAATCGAGTGCTGTTGGTGTTTGTAAGGTGATCTCTATCTCAGCAAGAGACGAAAGTGTCCCTCCTGTTGCTGTTGTTTCTGTTCCATGCAGCATTGATGTTTCTCCGAGTAAATCTGAtgatctttcaatttctttggaTGAATCAATGTCCACCTGTGATTCTTTTAAGAGCCCCGAGGTTGAATATATAGATAACAATGAAATAATAGCAATTGATTCTATCAATAAGAAGACCTTGAGCAATCTGTACATCTCAGATCATTTGGAAACTGCAG AAAATGTATGCATCAGAGATACTCGTACTGATATGGAAACAGATGataaaattgttaatgttgatgaCAATTACCAGGATCCGCAGCTTTGTGCAACCATTGCCTGTGATATTTACAAGCATTTGCGTGCATCTGAG ATGAAGAAAAGACCCTCCACAGACTTCATGGAAAGAATTCAGAAGGACATAAATGCCAGCATGCGTGCAATACTGGTTGACTGGCTTGTGGAG GTAGCTGAAGAGTACAGGCTTGTACCAGATACCCTGTATTTGACCGTGAACTACATTGATCGATATCTGTCTGGAAATGTGATGAACAGGCAACGACTGCAGCTGCTTGGTATTGCCTGCATGATGGTTGCTGC GAAATACGAGGAAATATGTGCACCCCAGGTGGAAGAGTTTTGCTACATTACCGATAACACATATTTCAGGGATGAG GTTCTGGAAATGGAATCAACTGTTTTGAACTACTTGAAGTTTGAAATGACAGCCCCAACAGCTAAATGTTTTTTGAG GCGATTTGTTCGTGCTGCTCAAGGAATCAATGAG GTTCCATCAATGCAGTTGGAATGCTTGGCCAACTACATTGCAGAATTATCTCTCCTGGAATATACTATGCTTTGCTATGCTCCGTCGCTGGTAGCTGCCTCTGCCATTTTCCTGGCCAAATATATACTTCTTCCTTCAAAGAGACCGTGG AATTGCACATTGCAACATTACACACTTTACGAGCCCGTTGATTTGTGTCACTGTGTAAAGGATCTCTATCGCCTGTGTTGTGGAAGCCATAATTCTACTTTACCTGCAATCAGGGAGAAATACAGTCAGCATAAG TACAAATTTGTAGCAAAGAAGTACTTCCCACCTTCCATACCCGAGGAATTCTTCCAGAACCTAAGCTGCTAG